A genomic window from Paenibacillus sp. FSL K6-0276 includes:
- a CDS encoding isochorismatase family cysteine hydrolase, with protein sequence MRALIVIDFTNDFVDGNLPVGQPAVDIELRISQLTSEFVQNGDYVVMAVDLHEENDPYHPESKLFPPHNVRGSEGRELFGSLKSVYENNRDSIYWMDKTRYSAFSGTDLEIKLRERGITELHLIGVCTDICVLHTAVDAYNKGFAITVHEDAVASFNKDGHSWALEHFRGSLGADVVNA encoded by the coding sequence ATGAGAGCACTAATAGTAATCGACTTTACCAATGATTTTGTGGACGGAAATCTCCCGGTTGGTCAGCCAGCCGTAGATATCGAGCTTAGAATCAGCCAATTAACGTCTGAGTTTGTCCAGAATGGCGATTATGTTGTTATGGCCGTAGATTTGCATGAAGAGAATGACCCTTACCATCCGGAGAGCAAGTTGTTTCCTCCTCATAATGTCCGCGGGAGTGAGGGGCGTGAGTTGTTCGGAAGCTTGAAGTCTGTTTATGAGAACAATCGCGATTCCATCTATTGGATGGACAAAACACGTTATAGTGCCTTTAGTGGAACCGATCTGGAGATCAAGCTGCGGGAACGCGGCATTACTGAACTTCATTTAATTGGGGTCTGCACAGATATTTGTGTACTGCATACGGCAGTGGATGCATATAACAAAGGGTTTGCTATTACTGTGCACGAAGATGCGGTCGCCAGTTTCAATAAAGATGGCCACTCTTGGGCATTAGA
- a CDS encoding NUDIX domain-containing protein, with translation MSENGEQTYNAKKYRTPDGVPADIVMFTLTKRERKTVTKTLPLRELKVMLIRRKKWPCAGMWALPGGFCQEDESIYAAATRELKEETGVDGGHLEYLGVYSTPGRDPRGWIISHAFFALVEEWMLEQRQASDDAGEVGLFTLQEALEELELAFDHHDIIKDAYLRIQQQMLQTTIARQFLPRHFTLSELYQVIQTVVPEFKEPNFIRKITSTRSRQGILKEVRDEEGNALSSNQYSQRPAQLYMFTDHEPLLSIYT, from the coding sequence ATGAGCGAGAATGGGGAACAAACCTATAACGCCAAAAAATATCGTACACCGGACGGGGTTCCGGCCGACATCGTAATGTTTACACTGACCAAACGCGAACGTAAGACGGTCACGAAGACGCTTCCCTTACGTGAGCTAAAGGTAATGTTAATTAGACGTAAGAAATGGCCATGTGCTGGAATGTGGGCTCTCCCAGGCGGATTCTGCCAGGAGGATGAGTCCATTTATGCTGCGGCAACACGTGAACTCAAAGAAGAGACTGGCGTAGATGGCGGTCATTTGGAATATCTGGGCGTCTACAGTACACCAGGCCGCGACCCTCGCGGATGGATTATCAGTCATGCCTTTTTCGCCTTAGTAGAGGAATGGATGCTTGAGCAAAGACAAGCTTCGGATGATGCTGGTGAGGTAGGTTTATTTACATTGCAGGAAGCGCTTGAAGAGCTGGAACTCGCTTTTGACCACCATGATATCATCAAGGATGCATACTTGCGTATTCAACAACAAATGCTGCAGACTACGATCGCAAGACAGTTTTTGCCTAGACATTTTACCCTTAGTGAGCTCTATCAGGTGATTCAGACCGTAGTGCCGGAATTTAAGGAACCCAATTTTATTCGTAAAATCACTTCAACGCGTAGTCGTCAGGGTATATTAAAAGAAGTGAGGGACGAAGAGGGAAATGCACTTAGTTCCAATCAATACTCCCAGCGTCCAGCTCAACTCTATATGTTCACAGATCACGAGCCTTTGTTATCCATCTATACGTAG
- a CDS encoding YlbF family regulator translates to MSTEEQRLNKYGMKTYNTRDLIVREDIMGKAKELATLISTSEEVKHFQQAEQKILNHERVQGLIATIKKKQKEIVAFESFNNKDMVAKIEREIEVLQDEIDGIPVVNEFQQSQSDINYLLQLVISVIRDTVSEKINVEAGTEAPPTTCG, encoded by the coding sequence GTGAGTACAGAGGAACAACGATTGAATAAATATGGAATGAAGACTTATAATACCCGTGACTTGATCGTACGCGAGGATATTATGGGCAAAGCTAAAGAACTAGCTACATTGATCTCGACAAGTGAAGAAGTAAAGCATTTTCAGCAGGCTGAGCAAAAAATCCTGAACCACGAGCGGGTACAAGGCCTGATTGCAACGATTAAGAAAAAGCAGAAGGAGATTGTCGCCTTCGAAAGCTTTAATAATAAAGACATGGTAGCCAAGATCGAGCGTGAAATTGAAGTGTTGCAGGATGAAATTGACGGCATTCCGGTCGTGAACGAATTTCAACAGAGCCAGAGTGACATCAACTATCTACTCCAGCTCGTCATTTCCGTGATTAGAGATACCGTTTCGGAAAAAATAAATGTGGAAGCTGGCACTGAAGCGCCTCCGACCACATGCGGATAA